Genomic segment of Marinitoga litoralis:
TTTTTTTAAATAAAAAGAGAAAGAAGGTTTGTTACGAAAAACTAAGAAAAAACGAGATTCAGGAGGCTAATTAAGAATATTTCTTTGAAGAGGGGGTGTAATTATGAAAAAGATGGCATTTTTTGTAACATTGTTGTTGGTAGGTATTTTTGCATTTTCAGCAGGTGAGGTTGTAAAGGCATATACAACGTTAGAAGAACCACTTGCAAAGGAATTATTTGATAGATTTGAAGAAGAAACAGGAATTAAAGTAGAATGGGTAAGATTATCAACAGGTGAAACAGTTGCTAGATTAGAAGCTGAAAGAGAAAATCCTCAAGCTTCTATTTGGGTTGGAGGCGTTGGTTTAGGTCACGTTGAAGCAAAGCAAAAAGGATTAACAACTCCATATAAATCACCTTTAGCTGTAAACACTCCAGAACAATTTAGAGATCCAGAAAACTATTGGATTGGATTATATGTGGGTGTTTTAGCATTTGCAACAAATGAAGAAAGGGCAAAAGAATTAGGTTTAGAAGCACCAAAAGGTTGGTTTGATATTATTGATTCAAAATATGCAGGTTTAGTAAGAGTTGCAAATCCAAATACTTCAGGTACTGCATATAACGTTATCACAACAGTTCTTCACATGTTCCATGAAGATGAAGAATTAACATTTATGTTCTTACATCAATTAGATGAAAGTATAGACCAATATACTAAATCAGGTTCTGCTGGTGGAAAACAAGCTGCTATAGGAGAAATTCCATTTGCTATTGGTTATGCACATGATATTTTTAAATTAATTGCTAATGGAGCTCCTTTAAAAGTTACAGTTCCTATGGAAGGTACAGGATATGAATTAGCATCAATGTCATTAGTAAAAAATGGACCAAATCCTGTAAATGCAAAAAAATTATACAATTGGATGTTACAAAGAGAAGCTCAAGAAATGATTTCAAAATGGTTTGTATTGCCAGTATCTAAAATAGCTCCTAAAGATAAAGCACCATTAAATATTGATGAATTAAGAATAGTTAATCAAGATTTTGTTTGGGACGCAGCTAATAGAGAAAGATTAGTAGAAAGATGGAATAAAGAAATAGGTGCTAGATAATAAAAATAGGCGGCTATTTGCCGCCTTACTTAAATTAGAAACAGGAGTTGAAAAATATGTTTACTAAAAAGAAAGTATTCTATTTCATTATATTATTAATATTAGTTTCGGTATTAGATTTTTGGATTTTTTCAAATATAAAAAGTTCATATAATGATGTAATAAATGATAATTTTTTAAAAACTAGTCATATTATATCTAGATCAATTCCTCAGGAGGGAACTAATTTTTCTTCATGGATAAAAAAATATGAAGAAGAAAATGAAAATCTTAAAATTATATATATAGAAGGGCTTCCAGGTTTTTTTGAAACTACTGATTATTACAATGAAAAGGAAATATATGATTTTTATTTAAATAATCTAAATTCTACAGATTTTCAAAAAGGTATTGAAAGTGCAGTATATAGTGAATACTATTTTTCAAAAAATGATTATGTGATAAATAATTCAAAATATAGAATTATTTTTGCACCTATCATTAATGATGATTATGATGTTTTAGGTGTTGGAGTATTTTTCTTTAAAATGGATGGATATATGGAATTTTATAGATTAGCTAATATTTTTATGTATGCAGTAATAATAATATTCATTTTAATATATGGAATAATAAATTTTTCAAGAGATCCCGTAATGAATTTTATTATTTTAGGAATTTTTGCAATTGTAGCTGTTTTTACAGCTTATCCGTTATTTGAAGCTGTTAGATTAACGTTTATTCAAAATGGAGAATTTTCATTAGATATTTGGAAAAAAATATTGACTACAAAACAATATTTAAGTGCTTTTTGGGGAAGTATTAAATTAGGTATTTCCACTGCAACATTATCAACATTAGTTGGTTTTTTGTTTGCGTTTGTATTATCAAGAACAGATATAAAAGGAAAGAAATTTTTAAGTACAATGGCAACATTACCAGTTATTTCTCCACCATTTTCTTTGACATTATCAATATTATTATTATTTGGGAATAACGGTTTAATTACGAAAAAAATATTAGGTTTAGAAAATTTTAGTATATATGGATTAGGCGGTTTAACTTTAGTACAAACTATGGGAATGTTTCCTATAGCATATTTAACTATGGTAGGTGTATTACATTCAATAGATTCAACTCTTGAAGATGCATCTTTAGATTTAAATGCCTCGAAATTAGAGACATTTTTGAAGGTAACATTACCATTATCTATGCCAGGGATTTTAAGTGCATGGTTATTAGTTTTTACTAACTCATTAGCAGATTTTGCAAATCCTTTGATATTGTCAGGAAATTATAGGGTATTATCTGTTGAAGCATATCTTGAAGTTACTGGTATGAATAGATTGGGTAATGGTGCAGCATTGTCAATATTATTATTATTGCCTACAATCACAGCGTTTTTAGTTCAAAGATTTTGGGTATCAAAGAAATCCTTTGTTACTGTAACAGGTAAGCCTTCACCTAGAATAACAGAATTGGTTTCTAAACCAGTAAAAACAGTATTAGTAACATTAATAATATTTATTATTATTTTCTTAATTTCATTATATGGAACAATTGTTGCAGGATGTTTTGTTAGAAACTGGGGAATTGATTACACATTTACTTTAGAAAACATAACTGAAGCTCTTCAAAGAGGTAAGGATGCAATTCTTGATACAGTTACATTAGCATCTGCAGCAACACCAATTGCTGGTATATTAGCTATGATGACAGCTTTAATTTTAGTTAGAAAGAAATTTAGTGGAAAGAGAATTTTTGAAATATTGATTATGGCACCATTTGCTATACCAGGTACATTAATAGGTATTAGTTATATATTGGCATTTAATAAGGCTCCATTAATTTTAGTTGGTACAGGTGCTATTATAGTTATTAACTATATAATTAGGGAATTACCTGTAGGTGTTGAAGGTGGAGTAGCTGCATTAAGACAAATTGATCCATCAATTGAAGAAGCTGCTCAAGATTTAGGCGCTGATGCTCCTACTGTATTTAAAACTGTGGTATTACCATTATTAAGACCAGCGTTTATATCAAGTCTTTCGTATACTTTTGTTAGGTCAATGACTGCTGTTAGTGCTGTTATATTCTTGATTTCAGCTAAATGGTATCATATAACAGTATTAATT
This window contains:
- a CDS encoding ABC transporter permease, with amino-acid sequence MFTKKKVFYFIILLILVSVLDFWIFSNIKSSYNDVINDNFLKTSHIISRSIPQEGTNFSSWIKKYEEENENLKIIYIEGLPGFFETTDYYNEKEIYDFYLNNLNSTDFQKGIESAVYSEYYFSKNDYVINNSKYRIIFAPIINDDYDVLGVGVFFFKMDGYMEFYRLANIFMYAVIIIFILIYGIINFSRDPVMNFIILGIFAIVAVFTAYPLFEAVRLTFIQNGEFSLDIWKKILTTKQYLSAFWGSIKLGISTATLSTLVGFLFAFVLSRTDIKGKKFLSTMATLPVISPPFSLTLSILLLFGNNGLITKKILGLENFSIYGLGGLTLVQTMGMFPIAYLTMVGVLHSIDSTLEDASLDLNASKLETFLKVTLPLSMPGILSAWLLVFTNSLADFANPLILSGNYRVLSVEAYLEVTGMNRLGNGAALSILLLLPTITAFLVQRFWVSKKSFVTVTGKPSPRITELVSKPVKTVLVTLIIFIIIFLISLYGTIVAGCFVRNWGIDYTFTLENITEALQRGKDAILDTVTLASAATPIAGILAMMTALILVRKKFSGKRIFEILIMAPFAIPGTLIGISYILAFNKAPLILVGTGAIIVINYIIRELPVGVEGGVAALRQIDPSIEEAAQDLGADAPTVFKTVVLPLLRPAFISSLSYTFVRSMTAVSAVIFLISAKWYHITVLIYNFSENLRFGLASVLATTLIIIVLAAFGLMRLLVKESETLEKSVSQ
- a CDS encoding ABC transporter substrate-binding protein, whose amino-acid sequence is MKKMAFFVTLLLVGIFAFSAGEVVKAYTTLEEPLAKELFDRFEEETGIKVEWVRLSTGETVARLEAERENPQASIWVGGVGLGHVEAKQKGLTTPYKSPLAVNTPEQFRDPENYWIGLYVGVLAFATNEERAKELGLEAPKGWFDIIDSKYAGLVRVANPNTSGTAYNVITTVLHMFHEDEELTFMFLHQLDESIDQYTKSGSAGGKQAAIGEIPFAIGYAHDIFKLIANGAPLKVTVPMEGTGYELASMSLVKNGPNPVNAKKLYNWMLQREAQEMISKWFVLPVSKIAPKDKAPLNIDELRIVNQDFVWDAANRERLVERWNKEIGAR